The Sinomonas sp. P10A9 genome includes a window with the following:
- a CDS encoding ATP-binding cassette domain-containing protein, whose product MSEQKLLNVDGLVVEYPGKGFRAKVFRALKGVSIEIGAGETLGLVGESGSGKTTLGRALLGLAPVTGGKVLFEGRDIGHASRAERRRLSRDIQVVFQDPYTSLNPAMTIGDILAEPLKVQGKSDSDARARIRELLDHVNLPADAIHRLPREFSGGQRQRVAIARALALAPKLIVCDEPVSALDLSTQARVLDLFLQIQQDTGVSYLFVSHDLDVVRHISERVAVMYHGEIVEQGDAEQVTRDPRHPYTQRLLLASPVPDPDRQAERRAQRKALLAVGS is encoded by the coding sequence ATGAGCGAGCAGAAGCTCTTGAACGTCGACGGGCTCGTCGTCGAGTACCCCGGCAAGGGGTTCCGGGCCAAGGTGTTCCGCGCGCTCAAGGGCGTGAGCATCGAGATCGGCGCGGGGGAGACCCTCGGTCTCGTCGGCGAGTCCGGCTCGGGGAAGACGACGCTCGGCCGGGCCCTCCTCGGCCTGGCCCCGGTCACGGGCGGCAAGGTCCTCTTCGAGGGCAGGGACATCGGGCATGCTTCCCGGGCAGAGCGTCGACGCCTGTCGCGCGACATCCAGGTCGTGTTCCAGGATCCGTACACATCGCTCAACCCCGCCATGACGATCGGCGACATCCTCGCCGAGCCGCTCAAGGTGCAGGGCAAGAGCGATTCCGACGCCCGTGCACGCATCCGGGAGCTGCTCGACCACGTGAACCTGCCGGCCGATGCGATCCACCGCCTCCCGCGCGAATTCTCGGGCGGCCAGCGCCAGCGCGTCGCGATCGCGCGGGCCCTCGCGCTCGCGCCGAAACTCATCGTGTGTGACGAGCCGGTCTCCGCCCTCGACCTCTCGACCCAGGCCCGCGTTCTGGACCTGTTCCTGCAGATCCAGCAGGACACCGGGGTCTCCTACCTGTTCGTCTCTCACGACCTCGACGTGGTCCGCCACATCAGCGAACGGGTCGCGGTCATGTACCACGGGGAGATCGTTGAGCAGGGCGACGCCGAGCAGGTCACCCGGGATCCGCGGCATCCCTACACGCAGCGGCTCCTGCTCGCCTCTCCCGTCCCGGACCCGGACCGGCAGGCCGAGCGACGCGCTCAGCGGAAGGCGCTGCTCGCCGTCGGCAGCTAG
- a CDS encoding sugar phosphate isomerase/epimerase family protein has product MAKIGVQAMMLKDSFAEIGPFETLRKVADIGYKAVEVSQIPMDEKNIAELERSRGELGVEFAALSAQLDGEKGATPYALAVDIDRAAADCKRLGTDMLRIGMLPMSELRSEDRVVDYAKRVEKAAQALADHGVTLYYHNHHVDFARMGGRYVMDILAEEAPSIGLEIDVHWVQRGGLDPVRTLQKYAGRTAMVHLKDYRIGALPEEGIAAYESGDFAAFMGHFKDVVQFAEVGEGNLDFASIVPTAIDAGAKYLLVEQDQLYGRGVFDVLQTSHDNLVSLGFKNLF; this is encoded by the coding sequence ATGGCCAAGATCGGCGTACAGGCGATGATGCTCAAGGACAGCTTCGCGGAGATCGGCCCCTTCGAGACGCTCCGCAAGGTTGCGGACATCGGGTACAAGGCCGTCGAGGTTTCGCAGATCCCAATGGACGAGAAGAATATTGCCGAGCTTGAGCGGTCGCGGGGCGAGCTCGGTGTCGAGTTCGCCGCGCTGTCCGCGCAGCTCGACGGCGAGAAAGGGGCGACGCCGTACGCGCTCGCCGTCGACATAGACCGTGCCGCCGCGGACTGCAAGCGCCTCGGCACGGACATGCTCCGCATCGGCATGCTCCCCATGTCCGAGCTGCGCAGCGAGGACCGCGTGGTCGACTACGCGAAGCGCGTCGAGAAGGCGGCCCAGGCCCTTGCCGACCATGGCGTCACGCTGTACTACCACAACCACCACGTGGACTTCGCCCGCATGGGCGGCCGCTACGTCATGGACATCCTCGCGGAGGAGGCCCCCAGCATCGGCCTTGAGATTGACGTCCACTGGGTCCAGCGCGGCGGCCTCGACCCCGTCCGCACCCTGCAGAAGTACGCGGGCCGCACGGCCATGGTCCACCTCAAGGACTACCGGATCGGCGCCCTCCCCGAGGAGGGGATCGCCGCCTACGAGTCCGGCGACTTCGCCGCCTTCATGGGCCACTTCAAGGATGTTGTCCAGTTCGCGGAGGTCGGAGAGGGCAACCTCGACTTCGCCTCGATCGTCCCAACCGCCATCGACGCCGGAGCGAAGTACCTGCTCGTGGAGCAGGATCAGCTCTACGGCCGCGGAGTGTTCGACGTGCTGCAGACCTCGCACGACAACCTCGTGTCCCTCGGCTTCAAGAACCTCTTCTAA
- a CDS encoding LacI family DNA-binding transcriptional regulator, protein MTESSGAIEASERMPTIRDIAERAGVATSTVSRALSNPQRVNARTRERIEKIAAELHYVPSSQARGLSSGRTGIIAVLVPDVTNPFYFDIIRGTQNQLKAAGYTQLLVDTEEATDVELDALRKLRRTADGIILAASRLTDVQLTEAARLQPLVTINRATADAPTVLIDTPSAMVQALEHLASLGHTRVTYVGGPTSSWSTHRRWKAIEEAAARRGMTATRVGPYSPKTSSGAAAADAALRTGATAVIAFNDLIAIGMLQRFRERGVRVPEDMSIVGCDNIFGADFCNPPLTTIASPIEQAGRTAVSMLLAQLDPLHAATVRRLAVMPTHLEVRASTGQAPARAEHAG, encoded by the coding sequence ATGACAGAGTCTTCCGGGGCCATCGAGGCCTCCGAGCGGATGCCCACCATCCGCGACATCGCCGAACGGGCCGGCGTCGCGACGTCGACCGTATCCCGCGCTCTTTCCAACCCGCAGCGCGTCAACGCCCGCACCCGCGAGCGCATCGAGAAGATCGCAGCAGAGCTGCACTACGTGCCGAGTTCCCAAGCCCGCGGGCTGAGCTCGGGGCGCACGGGCATCATCGCGGTCCTCGTGCCCGACGTGACCAACCCGTTCTACTTCGACATCATCCGCGGCACGCAGAACCAGCTCAAGGCGGCGGGCTACACACAGCTGCTCGTCGACACTGAGGAGGCGACCGACGTCGAACTCGATGCCCTGCGCAAGCTGCGCCGCACCGCGGACGGAATCATCCTCGCGGCGTCGCGCCTCACCGATGTCCAGCTCACCGAGGCCGCGCGCCTCCAGCCGCTCGTGACGATCAACCGCGCGACGGCAGACGCCCCCACCGTGCTCATCGACACCCCCAGCGCTATGGTCCAGGCGCTCGAGCACCTCGCCTCGCTCGGGCACACGAGGGTGACCTACGTAGGCGGCCCGACGAGCTCGTGGTCGACACACCGCCGCTGGAAGGCGATCGAAGAGGCCGCCGCGCGGCGCGGGATGACGGCGACCCGCGTGGGGCCCTACTCCCCGAAGACCTCATCCGGTGCTGCAGCTGCCGACGCTGCCCTGCGCACGGGCGCGACGGCCGTCATCGCGTTCAACGACCTCATCGCGATCGGCATGCTCCAACGCTTCCGCGAGCGCGGCGTCCGCGTGCCTGAGGACATGAGCATCGTGGGCTGCGACAACATCTTCGGGGCCGACTTCTGCAACCCGCCGCTGACCACGATCGCCTCGCCGATCGAGCAGGCCGGGCGCACCGCCGTCTCGATGCTCCTCGCGCAGCTCGATCCGCTGCACGCAGCGACGGTCCGCAGGCTTGCCGTCATGCCCACCCACCTCGAGGTGCGGGCCTCGACAGGCCAGGCGCCCGCCCGCGCCGAGCACGCCGGCTGA
- a CDS encoding LacI family DNA-binding transcriptional regulator, whose translation MPKPQATIYDIAALVGVNASTVSRALSRPGRVSAATQRRIEDAARELDYHVNTVARAVKTGRLQTIGLLVPDIAYAVYQDILRGAERAAREVDYVVLVGEEFRSAQAELDWARRVRAAVDGVILASPRIPDARIREFAGDKPTVVVNRVLNGVPSVVPDVAPGVRAAVVRAAELGHRRLLYIPGVGSSWMSRSRWDILEAAGAEAGIEAVSAPPGMPSRRRGAELADDVLASGCSLVIAFNDLIAIGLLQELQDRSVPVPERLSIVGFDNIRGSDFTSPRLATIGAPLNEAGGQAVRMLLARIEGSTDRGTAADDGGPGAPSYGLATVFHERGSLGPA comes from the coding sequence GTGCCCAAGCCCCAGGCGACGATCTACGACATTGCGGCGCTCGTCGGAGTGAATGCGTCGACCGTCTCTCGCGCCCTGAGCCGGCCCGGGCGCGTGAGTGCAGCGACCCAACGCCGCATTGAGGATGCCGCGCGCGAACTCGACTACCACGTCAATACCGTCGCGCGGGCCGTCAAGACCGGGCGTCTCCAGACCATTGGCCTCCTCGTCCCTGACATCGCGTATGCCGTGTACCAGGACATCCTGCGGGGCGCGGAGCGGGCCGCGAGGGAGGTCGACTACGTGGTGCTCGTCGGGGAGGAGTTCCGTTCGGCCCAGGCGGAGCTGGACTGGGCGCGCCGTGTACGGGCGGCGGTCGACGGCGTCATCCTCGCCTCACCGCGCATCCCCGACGCCCGCATCCGCGAGTTCGCGGGGGACAAGCCGACCGTCGTCGTCAACCGGGTTCTCAACGGCGTGCCCAGCGTTGTGCCAGACGTCGCGCCCGGGGTGAGGGCCGCCGTCGTGCGCGCGGCCGAGCTGGGGCACCGCCGGCTGCTCTACATTCCGGGCGTGGGCAGCTCGTGGATGTCGCGGAGTCGATGGGACATCCTCGAGGCGGCGGGCGCCGAGGCCGGGATCGAGGCTGTCTCGGCGCCGCCCGGCATGCCCTCACGCCGACGCGGGGCCGAGCTCGCCGATGACGTGCTCGCCAGCGGGTGCTCGCTCGTCATCGCGTTCAACGACCTCATCGCGATCGGCCTCCTGCAGGAGCTCCAGGACCGCAGCGTGCCGGTGCCCGAGCGGCTCAGCATCGTCGGCTTCGACAACATCCGCGGCTCCGACTTCACGTCGCCCCGCCTCGCGACCATCGGCGCGCCGCTCAACGAGGCTGGCGGCCAGGCGGTCAGGATGCTGCTCGCGCGGATCGAGGGCAGCACGGATCGCGGAACGGCGGCCGACGACGGCGGTCCGGGCGCGCCGTCGTACGGCCTCGCGACAGTATTCCACGAACGCGGCTCCCTCGGCCCGGCGTAG
- a CDS encoding Gfo/Idh/MocA family protein, translated as MSRKVRLGVVGFGAQGSSYAKFIADGLVPNIEVTAIADVDPAKREKIAELYPDVQVFDDYVTMLESGVVEAVVTTVPHYLHPQMGIQALERGIHVLLEKPAGVYTKQVKELNEFAGTRPELTFAIMFNQRNNPLYRKLKEIVDAGEIGKIKRTNWIITTWWRPQGYYDQSEWRATWGGEGGGVLVNQAPHQLDLWQWICGVPQSVFSKVAYGFRRNIAVEDEVTAVVDYGDGATGVFVTATHDITGTDRFEILGDQGKIVVEDSKTAVVTRLNKPERELSEAMDMDDVRKMFQGQFNPADFYTQETIAFESAWGAQHSGVLENFAANILDGTPLLAPGTDGMLGVRLANAIHLSSWTGKEVSMDFDEDEFLAELNKRIAAEGKFPERA; from the coding sequence ATGAGCAGGAAAGTCCGCCTCGGCGTCGTCGGATTCGGCGCGCAGGGCAGCTCGTACGCGAAGTTCATCGCGGATGGCCTCGTGCCGAACATCGAGGTCACGGCCATCGCAGACGTCGACCCGGCCAAGCGCGAGAAGATCGCCGAGCTCTACCCGGACGTCCAAGTCTTCGATGACTATGTCACGATGCTCGAGTCCGGCGTGGTCGAGGCCGTCGTCACGACCGTGCCGCACTACCTCCACCCGCAGATGGGCATCCAGGCCCTCGAGCGCGGCATCCACGTGCTGCTCGAGAAGCCGGCCGGCGTCTACACGAAGCAGGTCAAGGAGCTCAACGAGTTCGCTGGGACCCGGCCCGAGCTGACGTTCGCGATCATGTTCAACCAGCGCAACAACCCGCTGTACCGCAAGCTCAAGGAGATCGTGGACGCGGGCGAGATCGGCAAGATCAAGCGCACCAACTGGATCATCACCACGTGGTGGCGCCCGCAGGGCTACTACGACCAGAGCGAGTGGCGCGCCACGTGGGGCGGCGAAGGCGGCGGCGTCCTGGTCAACCAGGCACCGCACCAGCTGGACCTGTGGCAGTGGATCTGCGGTGTCCCGCAGAGCGTCTTCTCGAAGGTCGCCTACGGCTTCCGTCGCAACATCGCCGTCGAGGACGAGGTGACCGCGGTGGTCGACTACGGTGACGGCGCGACGGGCGTCTTCGTGACCGCGACGCACGACATCACGGGCACCGACCGCTTCGAGATCCTCGGCGACCAGGGCAAGATCGTCGTCGAGGATTCCAAGACCGCCGTGGTGACACGCCTGAACAAGCCCGAGCGCGAGCTGAGCGAGGCCATGGACATGGACGATGTCCGCAAGATGTTCCAGGGCCAGTTCAACCCGGCGGACTTCTACACGCAGGAGACCATCGCGTTCGAGTCCGCGTGGGGCGCCCAGCACTCCGGCGTGCTTGAGAACTTCGCCGCGAACATCCTCGACGGCACACCCCTGCTTGCCCCGGGTACCGACGGCATGCTCGGCGTGCGGCTCGCCAACGCGATCCACCTCTCGAGCTGGACCGGGAAGGAAGTCTCGATGGACTTCGACGAGGACGAGTTCCTCGCGGAGCTCAACAAGCGCATCGCCGCCGAGGGCAAGTTCCCCGAGCGCGCGTAG